The following proteins are co-located in the Neisseria sp. Marseille-Q6792 genome:
- the ilvB gene encoding biosynthetic-type acetolactate synthase large subunit, with amino-acid sequence MQLSGAQIIVQSLKAEGVEYVFGYPGGAVIEIYDAIFQLNKFKHILTRHEQAAVHAADAYARVSGKVGVALVTSGPGVTNALTGIATAYSDSIPMVVISGQVGNSLIGTDAFQEVDTVGITRPCVKHNFLVTDVNELAETIKKAFQIAASGRPGPVVVDVPKDVTQAMAKFSYPQEDIFIRSYQPVVQGHIGQIKKAVQMLASAKRPVVYFGGGVVLGNASEELTKFVRMMGAPCTGTLMGLGAYPSSDRQFLGMLGMHGTYEANLAMQNADVVLAVGARFDDRVVSVPSKFFEKAKKVIHIDVDPSSIAKRVKVDIPIVGDVKNVLTEMIGLWGKQDTTPAPDSLDKWWKSIEEWRSRNCLWFDNDSEIIKPQYVVQKLAEITNNSAIITSDVGQHQMFAAQYYPFERPRQWLNSGGLGTMGVGLPYAIGAKLAAPDQDVFCITGEGSIQMNIQELSTCFQYRVPVNVVTLNNGYLGMVRQWQELYYGNRESETYFDSLPDFVKLAEAYGHIGIRVDKKSDVEGALLEAVKQKDRLVFMDFLTDKKQNVLPMVGNGKGLDEMVLPPHMRENPKA; translated from the coding sequence ATGCAATTATCAGGTGCACAAATCATAGTGCAAAGTCTCAAAGCCGAAGGCGTAGAGTATGTTTTTGGCTATCCGGGCGGCGCAGTCATCGAAATCTACGATGCTATTTTCCAACTCAATAAATTCAAGCACATTCTGACCCGACACGAGCAGGCGGCGGTACATGCGGCAGATGCGTATGCGCGCGTCAGCGGTAAAGTCGGTGTCGCGCTGGTTACTTCCGGTCCGGGAGTTACCAATGCGCTGACCGGCATCGCCACTGCATACAGCGATTCGATTCCGATGGTGGTTATCAGCGGACAAGTCGGCAATTCGCTTATCGGTACGGATGCGTTTCAAGAGGTGGATACGGTCGGTATTACCCGTCCGTGCGTCAAACATAATTTCTTGGTAACCGATGTCAACGAGCTTGCCGAGACCATCAAGAAAGCATTCCAAATTGCCGCCAGCGGCCGTCCCGGTCCGGTTGTGGTTGATGTTCCCAAAGATGTAACTCAGGCGATGGCGAAATTCAGCTATCCGCAGGAAGATATCTTTATCCGCTCTTACCAACCCGTTGTTCAAGGTCATATCGGGCAGATTAAAAAAGCCGTTCAAATGTTGGCTTCTGCCAAACGTCCGGTTGTTTATTTCGGCGGCGGCGTGGTATTGGGCAATGCTTCGGAAGAGCTGACAAAATTCGTCCGCATGATGGGCGCACCGTGTACCGGTACGCTGATGGGGCTGGGCGCATATCCTTCAAGTGACCGACAATTCTTGGGTATGCTGGGTATGCACGGTACTTACGAAGCCAACCTCGCCATGCAAAACGCAGATGTCGTGTTGGCAGTGGGTGCGCGTTTTGACGACCGTGTCGTATCCGTTCCGTCCAAATTCTTTGAAAAAGCCAAAAAAGTCATTCATATTGATGTTGACCCGTCCAGCATTGCCAAACGCGTCAAAGTCGATATTCCGATTGTCGGCGACGTGAAAAACGTGTTGACCGAAATGATCGGCTTGTGGGGCAAGCAAGATACGACCCCTGCTCCCGATTCTTTAGACAAATGGTGGAAAAGCATCGAAGAATGGCGTTCGCGCAACTGCCTGTGGTTTGACAACGACAGCGAAATCATCAAGCCGCAATACGTCGTACAGAAACTTGCCGAAATCACCAACAACTCCGCCATCATTACTTCGGATGTAGGGCAACACCAAATGTTCGCGGCGCAATATTATCCGTTTGAACGCCCACGCCAATGGCTTAACTCCGGCGGATTGGGCACGATGGGCGTAGGTTTGCCGTATGCAATAGGTGCGAAACTTGCCGCTCCTGATCAAGATGTGTTCTGTATTACCGGCGAAGGTTCGATTCAGATGAACATCCAAGAATTGTCCACCTGTTTCCAATACCGAGTTCCGGTGAACGTCGTTACCCTCAATAACGGCTACCTCGGCATGGTTCGCCAATGGCAGGAGCTGTACTACGGCAACCGCGAATCGGAAACCTATTTCGATTCTCTACCTGATTTCGTCAAATTGGCGGAAGCATACGGACACATCGGCATCCGCGTGGACAAAAAATCCGATGTTGAAGGCGCGCTGTTGGAAGCGGTCAAACAAAAAGACCGTCTGGTATTTATGGACTTCTTGACCGATAAAAAACAAAACGTGCTGCCCATGGTCGGCAACGGTAAAGGTTTGGACGAAATGGTCCTGCCGCCGCATATGCGCGAAAACCCGAAAGCGTAA
- a CDS encoding ornithine carbamoyltransferase, whose protein sequence is MNLKNRHFLKLLDFTPEEITAYLDLAAELKAAKKAGGEVQRMKGKNIALIFEKTSTRTRCAFEVAARDQGAGVTYLEPSASQIGHKESIKDTARVLGRMYDAIEYRGFGQDVVEELAKYAGVPVFNGLTNEFHPTQMLADALTMREHSSKPLNQTAFAYVGDARYNMGNSLLILGAKLGMDVRIGAPESLWPSEGIIAAAHAAAKETGAKITLTENAHEAVKGVGFIHTDVWVSMGEPKEVWQERIDLLKDYRVTPELMAASGNPQVKFMHCLPAFHNRETKVGEWIYETFGLNGVEVTEEVFESPASIVFDQAENRMHTIKAVMVAALGD, encoded by the coding sequence ATGAACCTGAAAAACCGCCATTTCCTGAAACTCTTAGACTTCACGCCGGAAGAAATCACCGCTTACCTCGACCTTGCTGCCGAATTGAAAGCCGCCAAAAAGGCAGGGGGCGAAGTGCAGCGGATGAAAGGAAAAAACATTGCCCTGATTTTTGAAAAAACATCCACGCGCACACGCTGCGCGTTTGAAGTTGCCGCGCGCGACCAAGGGGCGGGAGTGACTTATTTAGAGCCGTCTGCCAGCCAAATCGGGCACAAAGAAAGCATCAAAGACACGGCGCGCGTCTTGGGCAGGATGTACGATGCCATCGAATATCGCGGCTTCGGTCAGGACGTGGTCGAAGAATTGGCGAAATACGCCGGTGTGCCCGTATTCAACGGTCTGACCAACGAGTTCCATCCCACTCAAATGCTCGCCGACGCGCTGACCATGCGCGAACATAGCAGCAAACCTTTGAACCAAACCGCGTTTGCCTACGTCGGTGACGCGCGTTACAACATGGGCAATTCCCTGCTGATTTTAGGGGCAAAATTGGGAATGGACGTGCGTATCGGAGCACCGGAAAGCCTGTGGCCGTCTGAAGGCATTATCGCCGCCGCACACGCCGCCGCCAAAGAAACTGGAGCAAAAATTACCCTGACCGAAAACGCGCATGAAGCCGTCAAAGGTGTCGGTTTCATTCATACTGACGTATGGGTCAGCATGGGCGAGCCGAAAGAAGTCTGGCAGGAACGCATCGATTTGCTGAAAGATTACCGCGTTACGCCCGAACTGATGGCGGCATCGGGCAATCCGCAGGTCAAATTCATGCACTGCCTGCCCGCCTTCCACAACCGAGAAACCAAAGTCGGCGAATGGATTTACGAAACCTTCGGGCTGAACGGTGTGGAAGTTACAGAAGAAGTATTCGAAAGCCCCGCCAGCATCGTGTTCGATCAGGCGGAAAACCGTATGCACACGATTAAAGCGGTAATGGTCGCGGCTCTGGGCGACTGA
- the pgsA gene encoding CDP-diacylglycerol--glycerol-3-phosphate 3-phosphatidyltransferase, translating into MPWNLPIFLTWLRVLLIPVLTALFYLPFSWFSEEAVNVAAAVIFAVAALTDWFDGFLARLWKQTSDFGAFLDPVADKLMVAVSLLLLVKLDRTYVLFAMIIIGREITISALREWMAQMGKRSSVAVATVGKFKTAAQMLAIFLLLLNFPDFYGFNLAFIGNILMFIASLLTVWSMLYYLKMAWKEIA; encoded by the coding sequence ATGCCTTGGAATCTCCCCATCTTCCTCACATGGTTGAGGGTCTTGCTCATTCCTGTCCTGACAGCCCTTTTTTACCTGCCTTTCTCATGGTTTTCGGAAGAAGCAGTCAATGTTGCCGCCGCCGTCATTTTTGCCGTTGCCGCCTTGACCGACTGGTTTGACGGATTTTTGGCAAGGTTGTGGAAACAGACCTCGGATTTCGGCGCATTCCTCGACCCTGTCGCCGACAAGCTGATGGTCGCCGTATCGCTGCTTTTACTGGTCAAACTCGATCGGACCTATGTTTTGTTTGCCATGATCATCATCGGTAGGGAAATCACTATTTCCGCATTGCGCGAATGGATGGCGCAAATGGGCAAGAGGAGCAGCGTTGCCGTCGCCACCGTCGGCAAATTCAAAACCGCCGCGCAGATGCTGGCAATCTTCCTGCTGCTGCTGAATTTTCCCGATTTTTATGGATTTAACCTCGCATTCATCGGCAACATATTGATGTTTATCGCATCTTTGCTGACGGTTTGGTCGATGCTGTATTATCTGAAAATGGCGTGGAAAGAAATCGCCTGA
- a CDS encoding NAD(P)-dependent oxidoreductase gives MPVNEYTQIGWIGLGQMGNPMVTRLLDGNIEVGIYNRSPGKTDSLAAKGAKVYGSTIELVRDYPVIFLMVSDYAAVCDILNGVRDGLAGKIIVNMSTISPTENLAVKALVEAAGGQFAEAPVSGSVGPATNGTLLILFGGDETVLNPLQKVFSLVGKKTFHFGEVGKGSGAKLVLNSLLGIFGEAYSEAMLMARQFGIDTDTIVEAIGGSAMDSPMFQTKKSLWANREFPPAFALKHASKDLNLAVKELEQAGNTLPAVETVAASYRKAVEAGYGEQDVSGVYLKLAEH, from the coding sequence ATGCCTGTAAACGAATATACACAAATCGGCTGGATAGGTTTGGGTCAAATGGGCAACCCCATGGTAACACGGCTTTTGGACGGCAATATTGAAGTCGGCATATACAACCGCTCGCCCGGGAAAACTGATTCCCTTGCCGCCAAAGGTGCAAAGGTCTATGGCAGCACCATCGAACTTGTCCGCGACTATCCCGTTATTTTCCTAATGGTCTCCGACTATGCCGCCGTGTGCGACATCCTGAACGGAGTCCGCGACGGATTGGCCGGCAAAATCATCGTCAACATGAGCACCATCTCCCCGACCGAAAACCTCGCCGTCAAAGCACTTGTCGAAGCCGCAGGCGGACAATTTGCCGAAGCCCCAGTTTCCGGTTCGGTCGGTCCGGCCACCAATGGTACGCTGCTCATTCTGTTCGGCGGCGACGAAACTGTTTTAAACCCGTTGCAGAAAGTGTTTTCCCTTGTCGGCAAAAAAACCTTCCACTTCGGAGAAGTGGGCAAAGGCTCGGGCGCGAAACTCGTCTTAAACTCGCTCTTAGGCATTTTCGGCGAAGCGTACAGCGAAGCCATGTTGATGGCTCGGCAGTTCGGCATCGATACCGACACCATCGTCGAAGCCATCGGCGGCTCGGCAATGGACTCGCCCATGTTCCAAACCAAAAAATCCCTGTGGGCAAACCGCGAATTCCCGCCCGCCTTCGCCCTAAAACACGCCTCCAAAGACCTCAACCTCGCCGTCAAAGAGCTTGAACAGGCAGGCAACACCCTGCCCGCCGTCGAAACCGTTGCTGCCAGCTACCGCAAAGCAGTCGAAGCCGGCTACGGCGAACAGGACGTTTCCGGTGTTTACCTGAAATTGGCAGAACACTGA
- the sohB gene encoding protease SohB, with translation MWKEILLNYGIFLLELLTVFGAIALIVLAIVQSKKQSESGSVVLTDFSENYKKQRQSFEAFFLSGEEAKHQEKEEKKKEKAEAKAEKKRLKEGGEKSAETQKSRLFVLDFDGDLYAHAVESLRHEITAVLLIAKPEDEVLLRLESPGGVVHGYGLAASQLRRLRERNIPLTVAVDKVAASGGYMMACVADKIVSAPFAIIGSVGVVAEVPNIHRLLKKHDIDVDVMTAGEFKRTVTFMGENTEKGKQKFRQELEETHQLFKQFVSENRPGLDIEKIATGEHWFGRQALALNLIDEISTSDDLLLKAFENKQVIEVKYQEKQSLIQRIGLQAEASVEKLFAKLVNRRADVM, from the coding sequence ATGTGGAAAGAAATTTTACTGAATTACGGTATTTTCCTGCTCGAACTGCTTACCGTGTTCGGCGCAATTGCGCTGATTGTGTTGGCTATCGTACAGAGTAAGAAACAGTCGGAAAGCGGCAGTGTCGTACTGACGGATTTTTCGGAAAATTATAAAAAACAGCGGCAATCGTTTGAAGCATTCTTTTTAAGCGGGGAAGAGGCAAAACATCAGGAAAAAGAAGAAAAGAAAAAGGAAAAGGCGGAAGCCAAAGCAGAGAAAAAGCGTTTGAAGGAGGGTGGGGAGAAATCTGCCGAAACGCAAAAATCCCGCCTTTTTGTGTTGGATTTTGACGGTGATTTGTATGCACACGCCGTAGAATCCTTGCGTCATGAGATTACGGCGGTGCTTTTGATTGCCAAGCCTGAAGATGAAGTTCTGCTCAGATTGGAAAGTCCGGGCGGCGTGGTTCACGGTTACGGTTTGGCGGCTTCGCAGCTTAGGCGTTTGCGCGAACGTAATATTCCGTTGACTGTTGCTGTCGATAAGGTGGCGGCAAGCGGCGGCTATATGATGGCGTGTGTGGCGGATAAAATTGTTTCCGCTCCTTTTGCTATTATCGGTTCGGTGGGCGTGGTGGCGGAAGTGCCGAATATTCACCGCCTGTTGAAAAAACATGATATCGATGTGGATGTGATGACGGCGGGCGAATTTAAGCGCACGGTTACCTTTATGGGTGAAAATACGGAAAAGGGCAAACAGAAATTCCGGCAGGAACTGGAGGAAACGCATCAGTTGTTCAAGCAGTTTGTCAGTGAAAACCGCCCCGGGTTGGATATTGAAAAAATAGCGACGGGTGAACATTGGTTCGGCCGGCAGGCGTTGGCGTTGAACTTGATTGACGAAATTTCAACTAGTGATGATTTGTTGTTGAAAGCGTTTGAAAACAAACAGGTTATCGAAGTGAAATATCAGGAGAAGCAAAGTCTGATCCAGCGCATTGGTTTGCAGGCGGAAGCTTCTGTTGAAAAGTTGTTTGCCAAACTTGTCAACCGGCGGGCGGATGTGATGTAG
- the ilvC gene encoding ketol-acid reductoisomerase yields the protein MQVYYDKDADLSLIKGKTVAIIGYGSQGHAHAANLKDSGVNVVIGLRHGSSWKKAEAAGHVVKTVADATKEADVVMLLLPDETMPAVYHAEVAANLKEGATLAFAHGFNVHYNQIVPRADLDVIMVAPKGPGHTVRSEYKRGGGVPSLIAVYQDNSGKAKDIALSYAAANGGTKGGVIETTFREETETDLFGEQAVLCGGVVELIKAGFETLTEAGYAPEMAYFECLHEMKLIVDLIFEGGIANMNYSISNNAEYGEYVTGPEVVNASSKEAMRNALKRIQTGEYAKMFIQEGNVNYASMTARRRLNADHQVEKVGAQLRAMMPWITANKLVDQDKN from the coding sequence ATGCAAGTTTATTACGATAAAGATGCCGACCTGTCTCTGATTAAAGGCAAAACTGTCGCCATCATCGGCTACGGTTCACAAGGCCACGCACACGCAGCCAACCTGAAAGACTCGGGTGTAAACGTAGTCATCGGTCTGCGTCACGGTTCTTCTTGGAAGAAGGCAGAAGCCGCTGGTCATGTTGTTAAAACCGTTGCAGATGCGACTAAAGAAGCCGATGTGGTTATGTTGCTGTTGCCTGATGAGACCATGCCTGCCGTTTATCATGCCGAAGTTGCCGCCAACCTGAAAGAAGGCGCAACGCTGGCTTTTGCGCACGGTTTTAACGTACATTACAACCAAATCGTTCCGCGTGCCGACTTGGACGTGATTATGGTTGCTCCTAAAGGACCGGGTCATACTGTACGCAGCGAATATAAACGCGGCGGCGGTGTTCCTTCATTGATCGCCGTTTACCAAGACAATTCCGGCAAAGCTAAAGATATTGCCCTGTCTTATGCGGCTGCTAATGGCGGCACCAAAGGCGGTGTGATTGAAACCACTTTCCGCGAAGAAACCGAAACCGACCTGTTCGGCGAACAAGCGGTGTTGTGTGGCGGTGTGGTCGAATTGATTAAGGCCGGTTTTGAAACTTTGACTGAAGCAGGTTATGCACCTGAAATGGCTTACTTCGAATGTCTGCACGAAATGAAATTAATCGTCGACTTAATCTTCGAAGGCGGTATTGCGAACATGAACTACTCCATTTCCAACAATGCGGAGTACGGCGAATACGTTACCGGCCCTGAAGTGGTCAATGCTTCCAGCAAAGAAGCCATGCGTAACGCCCTGAAACGCATCCAAACCGGCGAATATGCGAAAATGTTTATCCAAGAAGGTAATGTAAACTACGCATCTATGACTGCCCGCCGCCGTTTGAATGCTGACCACCAAGTTGAAAAAGTCGGCGCACAACTGCGTGCCATGATGCCTTGGATTACTGCCAACAAATTGGTTGACCAAGACAAAAACTGA
- a CDS encoding SCO family protein, with protein MLSIPRSFLLSIFALASLAACKPQENNAAQATASAASAASATENSPKPQTRGTDIRQEDIGGDFTLTDGDGKPFSLSDLKGKVVILSFGYTHCPDVCPTELLTYSDTLKQLGDQAKDVKVVFVSIDPERDTPEIIGKYAKQFNPNFIGLTATGDQSLPVIKQQYRVVSAKVNQKDDSENYLVDHSSGAYLIDKNGEVAIFSPYGSEPETIAADVRTLL; from the coding sequence ATGCTTTCTATACCACGTTCCTTTCTGCTGAGTATCTTCGCCCTTGCATCGCTTGCCGCCTGCAAACCTCAAGAAAACAATGCGGCACAAGCCACTGCATCTGCCGCATCTGCTGCATCTGCTACCGAAAACTCGCCGAAACCGCAAACACGCGGCACAGATATTCGCCAGGAAGATATCGGCGGCGACTTTACACTGACCGATGGCGATGGCAAACCGTTCAGCCTGAGCGACTTAAAAGGTAAAGTGGTGATTCTGTCTTTCGGTTATACACACTGCCCGGATGTCTGCCCGACCGAGCTGCTGACATACAGCGACACACTAAAACAACTTGGCGATCAGGCTAAAGATGTGAAAGTCGTGTTCGTCAGCATCGACCCCGAACGGGATACGCCTGAAATCATCGGCAAATACGCCAAACAATTCAATCCCAACTTTATCGGACTGACTGCGACCGGCGATCAAAGCCTGCCGGTTATCAAACAGCAATACCGCGTGGTTTCTGCCAAAGTCAATCAAAAAGACGATAGCGAAAACTATTTGGTCGACCACTCTTCCGGCGCTTATCTGATTGATAAAAACGGGGAGGTAGCGATTTTCTCTCCTTACGGAAGCGAGCCGGAAACCATTGCCGCCGACGTAAGAACCCTGCTCTAA
- the ilvN gene encoding acetolactate synthase small subunit, giving the protein MRHILSVLMENESGAMSRVVGLFSARDYNIDSLAVAPTEDKTLSRMTIVTHGDEHVIEQITKQLNKLIEVIKVVDLNESRFVERELMLVKVRAVGKDRDEFLRLTEIYRGSIIDVTDRSYTIEITGSTDKLDSFLETVGRAQILETVRTGAAGIGRGERILKI; this is encoded by the coding sequence ATGCGACATATCTTATCTGTTCTGATGGAAAACGAATCAGGCGCGATGAGCCGCGTGGTCGGTCTTTTCTCCGCTCGAGACTACAACATCGATTCCTTGGCGGTAGCTCCGACCGAGGACAAAACGCTTTCACGCATGACCATCGTTACTCATGGCGACGAGCATGTTATCGAACAAATCACCAAGCAACTCAATAAATTGATTGAGGTAATTAAAGTGGTTGATTTGAACGAAAGTCGTTTTGTCGAACGCGAATTGATGCTGGTAAAAGTCCGCGCCGTTGGCAAAGACCGCGACGAATTTTTACGCCTGACAGAAATCTACCGTGGCAGCATCATCGATGTAACCGACCGTAGCTACACCATCGAAATCACAGGCTCAACCGACAAACTCGACTCTTTCCTCGAAACTGTCGGACGCGCTCAGATTCTGGAAACCGTACGTACAGGCGCAGCCGGCATCGGCCGTGGCGAGCGTATCTTGAAAATTTAA
- a CDS encoding putative quinol monooxygenase, with translation MSNIKIVALVTVKPEYTETLKPLFQSLVKASRAEEGNISYDLHQEIGKPNRFVFVENWKSQAAIDAHNASEHFQGFVKAIDGKTDALEIVLMEEIPV, from the coding sequence ATGTCAAACATTAAAATCGTTGCACTGGTTACCGTCAAACCCGAATACACGGAAACGCTGAAACCCTTGTTCCAAAGCCTGGTCAAAGCCAGCCGCGCGGAAGAAGGCAACATCAGCTACGACCTGCATCAGGAAATCGGCAAGCCAAACCGTTTCGTTTTCGTCGAAAACTGGAAGTCTCAGGCTGCCATCGATGCGCACAATGCCAGCGAACATTTTCAAGGTTTCGTTAAAGCCATCGACGGCAAAACCGATGCGCTCGAAATTGTTTTGATGGAAGAGATCCCCGTTTAA
- a CDS encoding endonuclease: MDTEDKGFSESAQAALGSGTNRFYVYCLTDLKKGKVLYIGTGCGNRIFEFDHFDAPTAKAVSKCRKLGRFILAHHLTESEALVAQQSLIAFARSICGKKLKNLDGSIQGIRTEDWENRFGFEPADVGKLNPDGLILAVKLPQAANRNESAAERENRARGTWTVAKDLVKKVKYLIGIDTDSDNAVVCAYKVAGFETEETVRNGKTLTAYRFTFTQEKDVAETLGLQQKSLPGLKFANGSDKTYIRPKNI; encoded by the coding sequence ATGGATACTGAGGACAAAGGTTTTTCTGAAAGCGCACAGGCCGCCTTGGGTAGCGGTACCAACCGTTTTTACGTGTACTGCCTGACCGATTTGAAAAAAGGCAAAGTACTGTATATCGGTACAGGCTGTGGCAACCGTATTTTCGAATTTGACCATTTCGACGCACCTACGGCAAAAGCCGTATCCAAATGCCGCAAGCTCGGACGCTTTATCTTGGCCCATCACCTAACCGAAAGTGAGGCACTGGTCGCTCAACAATCTCTGATTGCGTTTGCCCGCAGCATTTGCGGTAAAAAGCTGAAGAACCTTGACGGTTCGATACAAGGCATCCGTACCGAAGATTGGGAAAACCGTTTCGGCTTCGAGCCGGCAGATGTTGGCAAACTGAATCCGGACGGTCTGATTTTGGCAGTCAAACTACCTCAAGCCGCAAACCGTAACGAATCTGCCGCAGAACGTGAAAATCGGGCACGCGGCACTTGGACGGTTGCCAAAGATTTGGTCAAGAAAGTGAAATATCTCATCGGTATTGATACGGATTCGGACAACGCGGTCGTATGTGCCTATAAGGTAGCAGGTTTCGAGACGGAAGAGACCGTCAGAAACGGTAAAACCCTGACTGCCTACCGCTTTACGTTTACCCAAGAAAAGGATGTTGCCGAAACATTAGGACTGCAGCAGAAATCCCTGCCGGGATTAAAATTTGCCAACGGCTCGGATAAAACCTATATCCGCCCCAAAAACATATGA